One window of the Bacteroidota bacterium genome contains the following:
- a CDS encoding double zinc ribbon domain-containing protein, which translates to MLLKQNLLKPILDFIFPPVCFLCQKIIDDGDGKICTECWNSFTVVSDTHPDYIILQNRFTSGGVIEDFTSPFLFEKEGKFQEAIHLLKYKGIKSVGLKLGLAVVEKINQNSFGTIDIVAPVPLHKLKLRERGYNQTDFICKGISQLTEYIAIYDLITRLKYTQSQTTLTFQQRKENVSDAFVLNHKYKDLVKDKVVLLIDDVITTGATIEAVGRVL; encoded by the coding sequence ATGTTATTGAAGCAGAATTTACTGAAACCGATTCTTGATTTTATATTCCCGCCTGTTTGTTTTTTGTGCCAAAAAATTATTGATGATGGTGATGGAAAGATTTGCACTGAATGCTGGAATAGTTTTACAGTGGTTAGCGATACACATCCTGATTATATAATTTTGCAGAATCGTTTCACATCGGGTGGAGTCATTGAAGATTTTACTTCACCTTTTTTGTTTGAAAAAGAGGGAAAGTTTCAGGAGGCAATACATCTCTTAAAATATAAGGGAATAAAATCAGTCGGATTAAAATTAGGATTGGCAGTGGTGGAGAAGATTAATCAAAATAGCTTCGGAACAATTGATATAGTTGCCCCTGTACCACTTCATAAATTGAAATTGCGGGAGCGAGGTTACAACCAAACTGATTTTATCTGCAAAGGAATTTCACAACTTACTGAATACATAGCAATATATGATTTGATAACTCGTCTGAAATATACACAATCGCAAACGACATTGACTTTTCAACAGAGAAAAGAAAATGTTTCTGATGCGTTTGTTTTGAACCACAAGTATAAAGATTTAGTTAAAGATAAAGTAGTATTATTGATAGATGATGTAATTACCACCGGTGCTACGATAGAAGCTGTGGGAAGAGTTCTGAA